TCTTGCCGGCAGCCGACGGGCCGGCGATCTCGACCATGCGGGCGACGGGGAAGCCGCCGTCCCAGCGGCCGGACAGGGCGTAGTTGAGCGGCGCGTAGCCGGTGTCGAGGAAGCCGGTGACGGTGGATTCGGGGTCGCTCTGACCGAGCGCGCCGAGAGCCTTCGCGATTTCAGCAGCAGATGCCATGTGTCTTGATCCTTATTCGTCAACAAAACCGACGCCATCGTCCAGATCAGCCGAAGCTGCGGGCGAGACGTCATCGTCCTCGTCGTCGATGAAATCGACGCCGTTGATGGTGGGAGCGGGCGCAGGACTGCTCTGCTGCCGCTCGAATTCGTCGCGCGCGTCCTTGCACATGCGCCCGCCGATCTCCGCGACGGTCAGACCGGAGCGGGTGGGCGCGCGGGAGCCGGGCTGCGGCACCTGGGTGAAGGCCGTGGCGCGGGCGCCGGCCGGGTAGGTCGGCACGCGATCGGGCAGGGGCGCCGGCGTGAGCAGGCCGGTGGGCAGCTCCATGTCGAGCTTGAAGCCCGTGGCCGGCGCCTGGGCGGCCGCGACGGCGTTCAGCCGGGCCGCCTGCAAGCGCAGGGCGACGTAGGTGAAGGCCTTCTCGACCTGCTCAACGCTCGCGCCGGCCTTGGTGAGCGACTTGTTGAGGGTGTCGCCCACCTTCGCCGCGCGGGTCACAGCACCTTCGATCGTCTCGGTGCTCATGCTGCCTCCTTGTTGCAGTCAGTGCTGACTGACGTTTCGGGGTAAAAGGGCTCGACCCAGCGGTCGATGTCCTTCGTGATGGAGTTGAAGACCCGCTCCTTGCAGAACTCCTCGAAGGCTTCGAGATCGAACTGCCCCTTGTTGAGGCGCGGGCGCTCGGGCTGGGGAATGTCCGGATGGTTGAGGTCCATCAGACGCAGGTTGCGGTAGAACCGATCCCGCTTCTCCGGCTCCGAGCAGAAGTCGGCGAGCTTCTTGGGGACCTTGACCTTCTGGATCTCGACCGCCTCGAAGAAGCCCTTCACGTCGCCGAACTGGATGACCAGCTCGATCGCGCCCTTCTCGCCGACGCCGCCGACGCCGGGGATGTTGTCGCCGGCATCACCCTGGAGCGCCTTGCATTCGAGGAAGGCGCGCGGGGAGGGGACGCCTCGCCACTCGACGTCCTCGATCAGGTCCGGCAGGCCGGCGCCCTGCTTGACCTTCTGGGTCTTCATGTAGCCGATCTTCTCGGAGAAGGTCGCCGACGTGATGCGCTTGTCCTGGATCGGGTCCCACCAGTTCACGCCCGGCTGGACGAGCTGGAGCCAGTCCTTGTCGCCGGAGCAGAGCACGACGCGCTGGCCCAGGGCCCGATAGCGACGCACCAGGATGCCGGCCCAGTCGTCGGCTTCGAGGTTGGCCGCGGTGAGCTGGGGCACGCCGAGCAGCGAGAGCGCCTTGCCGAGCACGGGCTTCTGCTTGCGCCAGCTCTCGCGCACAGCCATCTGCGCGATCTCGTAGGGCTTGACCGAACCGGACTTGTCCCGGTTCTCCTTGTATTCCTCGAAGGCGTCCTTGCGCCACGTCGCACCGTCCCACAGGACGATGGGCTTGAGCATGGGGTAGCGTGCCAGCGCCACGCGGATCATCCGCAGGCCACCGAACACGCCCTGAACCTCGACGTCGCCCACGGTGAGCTTCGTGGTCGAGGTCGCCGCGAACCCGATGTTGTTCGCGTCGATGAGCAGATAGCCGATCTTTTCCATTTCTGAGCCTCCTGACGGGCAAAGGGCGTCAGCCGCTGCCGACTGACGCCCCATGTGAAGACGGGCGCTGACGCCCGTCCCGTGTGCCCTGGATCAGGCGTCGAGGTCGTTGAGCAGGTCGGCGAGCTCGGAATCCTCGTCGACAGCGGCCGGGGCGGGCTTGGCAGCCGCCTTGGTCGGGGTCTTCTTGGGCTCCTCCTCGATCACCGCGTCCTCGACGTCGGGCTCCTCCTCGACCACGGTGCGGGTCGGGGCGGCACGACGCGGGGCCGGACGCTCCTCCTCGACCTCGGCATCGGCCACCTTCGCCGAGCTGCCGGTCAGGAGACCAGCGGCGCGGGCCGGGGCCGCGAGGGCGAGCGAGATGCCGGTGATGCCGGAGATGGCATTCAGCGCCTTGTTCTCCTCGCCGCGGAAGAACTCCTTCTCGATGAAGGCATCGAGATCGAGCTCCTTGGCCTTGGTCATCTGGTCCTTGGTCACGCGCTCGGAGCCGCGGAGCTTCGGCATCACCTTGTATTCGGTGTCCTTGCCCTTGCCGGAGCGGGTGATGATGAAGTCCAGACCCTCCTCCGCGTCGAACGGGTCGACCTCGGAGCCGTATTCCTCGGCCATCGTCATCAGCGACCCGAAGGTCGTCGGGGTCAGTTCGAGGATCTGCGGGTCGGGCGAGCCGTCGGCGCCATCACGGATGATCGCCTTCACCAGGACCGACTTGCGGGTCTTCATCTCGGCGACCAGCTTGAGGGTCTGGTCGTCGCCGACGTGCTTGGCCGCCTTCTCGATCGCGGCGTCGATGGGGCACGGCTTGTCGTAGACGACATCCGAGCAGCCGACGACCGCGAGCACCTTGCCGGCCTCGTCCTTGATCCAGTGAACGCCGAGGTCGCGCCAGAACTTGCCCTCGGTCTGGATGATGCGGACGGTGGTCCGGCCTTCCTTGATCTTGATCGTCTTACCCGAACCGCGGGAGTAGCGGTTCTTGGCGCCCTTGATGAGCGCCATCATTTCGGGGGACATACCAGCCATTTTCGTCACACTTTCTGCTTGCTAGGTGGGCCGAAGCCCTTGGTGCTGCTTGGATTGCTTGCTTTCGCTAAGTCGCTGTTTAGCGTTCGCTCTTGCTATATAGCGACTTCGCGTCGGCGTTTTCGTGTCTTGCGACAGGAAACATCAGCGCTTGCTGATCCGGTGATACCCGCGCCATCCGCCGAAGCGGGGACGGTTGCGGGTGAGGTAGCCCCAGGTGCCGAACCAGCAGCACCCGAGGATGAGAGCGATGACGTCGGAGCTCATGCGGCCTCCGCGTCGGTGGAGCCGGCCCGGCGAGCCTCGAAGCGGGACCGCTGGCGCTCGGCCGCGGACTGCATCTCGGCCTCGGCCGCCTGGCGCCGGGAGATCGAGACCTCGCCCTTCATCTCCTCGCGGGAGATCAGGCCCATCTGCACCAGCATGTCGCGCCGGTGCCGGAAGGCTTCGAGCGCGGCCTTCGCCACGTTCTCGACCTGCTTGGCCTCGTTGAGCGCCCGCTTGGTGACGATGACCTGCCGCTCGCGCGCGACGCGACCGGCGATCGAGGCCTCGGTGAACTTCTCCCCGAGGTTGGTGAGGCGGTCGCGAATCTCGCGGCCGGCGCGGGCCTCCTGGTTCTCCAGGAGGAGCTTGAGGTCGTCGACCTGCTTCGAGGCGAGGGACGCCTGGATGCCGTAGTGGACGAACAGTGAGGACTGCTCGACCATGCCGGACGTCAGGTCCGAGGGCGAGAAGCGGATGTCCCGCTTCAGCTCCTCGGCGTTGACGAACATCTTGACCTTGGGGACGGTGACGGTCGGTTCGTCCGACATCACACGCGCTCCGGCCAGTGCCAGGTGCCCTCTTCGCCCGGCGCGCCCTCGCGGATCGCGTCGATGGTCGGATAGGGCGTCGCACCGGGCGGGAAGATCGTCAGGGCGCAGACGGTGCCGACGCCCTGCTTCTTCTCCGCGTCGTTGGGTTCGTAGACCGCGGTAATCATCGCGGCCCAGCGGACGCCGGCCTTCGTGCGACCGCACTCCCGCGTCGTGTAGTGGACCATGCGCCCGACGCTCGGGCGCTGCTTCTGAGCCATGTCTGCCTGTGCTCCTACTCAGTCAGTGCTGACTGATTTGTTATAGCGAAAAGAGAGCGGCGCTTCACTCGGTAAGCGACGCGGCGACAGCGAAGACCTCATCGAGCTTGGCCTGCTTGGCGGGCTCGAAGAAGATCTCACCCGGAGCGAACCCGATCACGAGGTTGGCGTCGAGAGCCTTGGAATAGACGACCTCACCCGCGAACTCGGACGCCTTGCCCTTGAAGTCGGGGATGAAGTGCCGGACGGTCGAGGAGCCGAGCAGCACGATGCAGGGCGGCTTCAGGATCTCGATCTCCTTCATCAGGTAGGGCGAGTAGGCGGTGATCTCCTTCGGGGAGACCTGCTTGCCCTCCTTGGGCCGCTTGATGAGGGCGGT
This genomic interval from Methylobacterium sp. AMS5 contains the following:
- a CDS encoding 5'-3' exonuclease H3TH domain-containing protein, which translates into the protein MEKIGYLLIDANNIGFAATSTTKLTVGDVEVQGVFGGLRMIRVALARYPMLKPIVLWDGATWRKDAFEEYKENRDKSGSVKPYEIAQMAVRESWRKQKPVLGKALSLLGVPQLTAANLEADDWAGILVRRYRALGQRVVLCSGDKDWLQLVQPGVNWWDPIQDKRITSATFSEKIGYMKTQKVKQGAGLPDLIEDVEWRGVPSPRAFLECKALQGDAGDNIPGVGGVGEKGAIELVIQFGDVKGFFEAVEIQKVKVPKKLADFCSEPEKRDRFYRNLRLMDLNHPDIPQPERPRLNKGQFDLEAFEEFCKERVFNSITKDIDRWVEPFYPETSVSTDCNKEAA